The DNA sequence TAAatcattacaaaaaaggcatagatttttacttttctatgcaatataaaattgtaaaatttttgtgatttttcttacatttaaaatattagcTTTATagtttttcataatatacaTAGAAATTATTTGTCTGAATCGGAACtgtcaaaaatgaataatctCGCGATGCTCAAGATGTCAAAATCCGTTggtcttttcttccttcttttagGGATTGCATTGTTGGTAAGATTAAACGATTTTAATTAACGAAAATAGGAGAACTCTTTTACGGCATAAGGAAGTAACTgttttaaacataaaagtacataattttatttatcttaataccccttcttttttttttgcagaataATATTAGCATTCCACATGGTAATGCAGCGTTGAAGTCAAATATAGTTGCATTCGCAAGACAATTATCGACGCTATCGGAAATCGTAAATCATTATTGTCCAAAAACTGAACTAAAGGAAagcaataataaaaatgttgcagaccaggaaaatttttctgaaatatattcaaaattaagcaagttagaaaaaataaaacgttgTGTctatattacatttttattaaaaaaagatataagTACTGATCTTAGCAGATATAATTCGTTTCTTACGcacttatataataatatggaaaaaaattatcaaacaACCTAAATTCATTAGCCACCAAATATGGGTTTCCGGAGGAAGATAAAGAGAAATTGTGGCAAGAATGCAAagaaggaattaaaaaagaatttaaagaAGTAAACGATTATTATAAACGTATTTGTAAGGATTATGAGAATATTTCGGTAATGCCgggttttctttttaacataaaattggaaaaatatattaaattatggaaaaaagttgcatatcgaaatgaaaaaaaatggagtgaCACTTTTGCAAtgaaaataagtaaatataatGCCCTAACATCAAAGTCATAATTTGACAAATAGCATTAAGAAAATGATTAAAGGtactaaataaattaaaaaaatttctaaaaaTCTAAAATCATTACGTTTAATTGACTAACAGGTGTAAAATACTATGCACATATTAATTCGGAAAGATCCATAATTTGCCTAAACgaaacaatataaaaaaaaaattcctcctATATGTTCCAACGAAAACAAGGCATAAGATTGATcgtgcattttttgttatcttATATATGCtgtacatcattttttttcgataacttattatcatattatatttcttatcatttttgttagtaccataaaaatattgatatcCTCTGTATCAccttattttgttcatttaatatatttcaaattttcgaattgtcttcttcatttttgtttttattgcGTATGATATTcctctttccttttaatcATTAATGAAACAAAACGTTTAAGGAAGAAAtcattacaatttttatgcatcTTATTTAATAACACaaatttgtgcctttttatgtacatatgaaaTATTCGATAAAGCACCTGATTCTTTAcacaaatattaaataaatccTCAGTTCAAATTTGTCCAACGGTGAAGGACGATAACTTTTGTGTCACATCGCTACTCACACGCtttaatcatatttttttgcccctcatAAAAATACGGAATGCAACATTTCTGTTTAAATGTTGAAAATCAAAGTCATGAAATCATGTTAAATATAGAAaatcaaattattatattgtgGCTAATGTTTCGTTATAATATACGGC is a window from the Plasmodium cynomolgi strain B DNA, scaffold: 0183, whole genome shotgun sequence genome containing:
- a CDS encoding RAD protein (Pv-fam-e;~putative), with the translated sequence MNNLAMLKMSKSVGLFFLLLGIALLNNISIPHGNAALKSNIVAFARQLSTLSEIVNHYCPKTELKESNNKNVADQENFSEIYSKLSKLEKIKRCVYITFLLKKDITTKYGFPEEDKEKLWQECKEGIKKEFKEVNDYYKRICKDYENISVMPGFLFNIKLEKYIKLWKKVAYRNEKKWSDTFAMKISKYNALTSKS